The following are encoded together in the Hyalangium ruber genome:
- a CDS encoding D-alanine--D-alanine ligase family protein: MHIVILHNRDHDLLEDDPGREAREDVMRVASALSEALTRGDTHAEPLAVEGEQLDFVDTLRRMQPDLVINLCESLAADSRGEMVIPCLLDMLGLPYTGSPALSLGLALHKPRAKELLRARGVSTPPFAVVEKLEDVMAVDLPYPLIVKPAREDASVGVDFDSVVHDRAGLARAAEAVLRTFHQPALVEQFIPGREIYVPLLGNAPRNALPLTEIRFGPAFENRPNIVSYKAKWEEDSPECRDSTSVACQLEDSALEARLVSTALAAFSALDCLDYGRVDLRVSPEGIPYVIDINPNCDLHPGAGFAKAAAAAGIDYPALANRLVEIALERAHGNPSHRKKGPGAARRTDSPNRNVLAGRGGVRHRAGGSRAHAE; the protein is encoded by the coding sequence ATGCACATCGTCATCCTGCACAACCGCGATCACGACCTCCTTGAAGACGATCCGGGAAGGGAGGCCCGCGAGGATGTGATGCGAGTCGCCTCCGCGCTCTCCGAGGCCCTCACCCGGGGAGACACCCACGCCGAGCCGCTGGCCGTCGAGGGAGAGCAGCTGGACTTCGTGGACACGCTGCGGCGGATGCAGCCCGACCTCGTCATCAACCTCTGTGAGTCGCTGGCCGCCGACAGCCGCGGGGAGATGGTGATTCCCTGCCTGCTGGACATGCTGGGGCTGCCCTACACGGGCTCGCCCGCCCTCTCGCTGGGCTTGGCGCTACACAAGCCCCGAGCCAAGGAGCTGCTGCGCGCCCGAGGCGTCTCCACGCCGCCCTTCGCCGTCGTGGAGAAGCTCGAGGACGTGATGGCGGTGGACCTGCCCTACCCCCTCATCGTCAAGCCCGCGCGCGAGGACGCCAGCGTCGGCGTGGACTTCGACTCGGTGGTGCATGACCGGGCCGGGCTGGCGCGCGCCGCCGAGGCCGTGCTGCGCACCTTCCACCAGCCCGCCCTCGTCGAGCAGTTCATCCCCGGTCGGGAGATCTACGTCCCGCTGCTGGGTAACGCGCCGCGCAACGCGCTGCCGCTCACGGAGATTCGCTTTGGCCCGGCGTTCGAGAACCGGCCGAACATCGTCTCGTACAAGGCCAAGTGGGAGGAGGACTCTCCCGAGTGCCGAGACAGCACCTCGGTGGCCTGCCAGTTGGAGGACTCCGCCCTGGAGGCCAGGCTGGTGAGCACGGCACTCGCCGCGTTCTCCGCGCTGGACTGCCTGGACTACGGGCGCGTAGACCTGCGCGTGTCGCCCGAGGGCATACCTTACGTCATAGACATCAACCCCAACTGCGACCTCCACCCGGGCGCGGGGTTCGCCAAGGCCGCGGCCGCGGCCGGCATCGACTACCCCGCCCTGGCCAATCGACTCGTGGAGATTGCCCTCGAAAGAGCCCATGGAAATCCGTCTCATCGAAAAAAAGGACCGGGAGCCGCTCGCCGGACTGATTCGCCGAATCGAAACGTTCTCGCCGGAAGAGGTGG
- a CDS encoding HD domain-containing protein codes for MRIRDPIHGTIPVSDPEKAIIDSPQYQRLRHVRQLGFGDLAFPGATHTRHAHSLGAMHVASRLFGAVASRTVLPDDVQSRFCAAVRLAVLCHDLGHMPLSHASERIAPSRASLKLPAWLDSTAEGAQATHEDFTAKILLDSSLAPLIEKHFGPLGIRGDAVVGLITGARPPNDPGFTYQGVDWSPLLRAIVSGELDADRMDYLLRDSFYTGVNYGRYDFDWIVSNLNPAVKDGRAYLALSRAAAFAFEDFLLSRYHMFVSVYYHHTSVNFDHMLRRYYEEAPGEFEIPADPEAFLLCDDAALWYTLRRSKNRWAQRISQRKGFKLVAQFTERDAGYDLDVLRSALVAGQFEHYVVESEGVLSKYVKEGETGPSLFILDVSTGRLTEVARYTPLYQRYSGAVHLTRVYVRPDQSEAARALMTKLLGQAVES; via the coding sequence ATGCGGATTCGCGACCCCATCCACGGCACCATCCCCGTTAGCGACCCAGAGAAGGCGATCATTGACAGCCCGCAGTACCAACGGCTGCGCCATGTGCGGCAACTGGGCTTCGGGGACCTGGCCTTTCCGGGAGCGACCCACACGCGCCACGCCCACTCGCTGGGGGCCATGCATGTGGCCTCTCGGTTGTTTGGCGCGGTGGCCTCTCGCACGGTGCTGCCCGACGATGTCCAGTCCCGCTTCTGTGCGGCGGTCCGGCTGGCGGTGCTGTGCCACGACCTGGGCCACATGCCCCTGTCCCACGCCTCCGAGCGCATCGCCCCGTCGCGCGCGTCCCTGAAGCTGCCTGCCTGGCTGGACTCCACGGCCGAGGGGGCCCAGGCCACGCATGAGGACTTCACCGCGAAGATCCTCCTGGACAGCTCGCTGGCGCCGCTCATCGAAAAACACTTTGGGCCGCTAGGAATTCGGGGAGACGCGGTGGTGGGGCTGATTACCGGCGCCCGCCCGCCGAATGACCCGGGCTTCACGTACCAGGGCGTGGACTGGTCGCCGCTGTTGCGCGCCATCGTCTCCGGAGAGCTGGACGCGGACCGGATGGACTACCTGCTGCGCGACTCCTTCTATACGGGCGTGAACTATGGCCGGTACGACTTCGACTGGATCGTCTCGAACCTGAACCCGGCGGTGAAGGATGGGCGGGCCTACCTGGCGCTGAGCCGGGCGGCGGCGTTCGCCTTCGAGGACTTCCTGCTCAGCCGCTACCACATGTTCGTCTCGGTCTATTACCACCACACCTCGGTGAACTTCGACCACATGCTGCGGCGCTACTATGAGGAGGCGCCCGGCGAGTTCGAGATCCCCGCCGACCCCGAGGCGTTCCTGCTCTGCGACGACGCGGCGCTCTGGTACACGCTGCGCCGCTCGAAGAACCGGTGGGCGCAGCGCATCTCCCAGCGCAAGGGCTTCAAGCTGGTGGCCCAGTTCACCGAGCGCGACGCGGGCTATGACCTGGACGTGCTGCGCAGCGCGCTGGTGGCTGGCCAGTTCGAGCACTACGTCGTCGAGTCGGAAGGGGTGCTCTCCAAGTACGTCAAGGAGGGCGAGACAGGCCCCAGCCTCTTCATCCTCGACGTGTCCACCGGCCGGCTCACCGAGGTGGCGCGCTACACCCCGCTGTACCAGCGCTACAGCGGGGCGGTGCATCTGACGCGGGTGTACGTGCGGCCCGATCAGAGCGAAGCGGCGCGGGCCCTCATGACGAAGCTGCTGGGACAGGCGGTGGAGTCATGA